From one Halodesulfovibrio sp. MK-HDV genomic stretch:
- a CDS encoding tetratricopeptide repeat protein has product MTKREAERLRLEFEKGIYVKKSTTIMCVAFALCLGVFLGNLLTVIYSAQPPAQQTRAVQQTQPKQPQVSQAQASKIIDLERLTRNEPDNVSAWQQLGNAYYDANRPENAITAYNKALALDDSSADVWTDLGTMYRRAGQYQKAIESYNNALKIDPIHANALFNKGVVYVHDLKQKEKGIVAWEELLASNPSAKTPQGQPLKEFIDAHRK; this is encoded by the coding sequence ATTTGAAAAAGGTATATACGTAAAGAAAAGCACAACCATTATGTGTGTGGCCTTTGCCCTCTGTCTCGGGGTGTTCCTTGGAAACTTGCTTACAGTCATATACTCTGCTCAACCCCCTGCACAACAGACAAGAGCAGTCCAACAAACACAGCCAAAGCAACCTCAAGTCTCACAGGCTCAAGCATCAAAGATTATTGACCTTGAACGTTTGACTCGCAATGAACCTGATAACGTTAGCGCATGGCAACAACTTGGTAACGCCTACTATGATGCCAACCGCCCTGAAAATGCTATAACCGCCTACAACAAAGCCCTTGCACTTGACGACTCATCAGCTGATGTATGGACAGACCTTGGCACGATGTACCGGCGCGCCGGTCAATATCAAAAGGCCATCGAAAGTTACAACAACGCGCTGAAGATTGACCCGATACATGCAAATGCCCTTTTTAATAAAGGGGTCGTTTACGTGCATGACTTGAAACAAAAAGAAAAAGGAATTGTTGCATGGGAAGAGCTGCTTGCCTCCAACCCATCTGCAAAAACTCCTCAAGGCCAGCCGCTTAAAGAGTTTATTGACGCACATAGAAAATAA